The Clostridiaceae bacterium HFYG-1003 genome includes a window with the following:
- a CDS encoding DUF4297 domain-containing protein — protein sequence MGVISVYNSIPYDLSGAASKNRFRLEMLWGISKMFDLYDKPDFCVVFDYKCDIEIHFDDTLEFYQIKTHKVQSPYKFTVISKPDKNTGKSIIGRLYLLKNISDQQVSMKVALVSNAFFQIDKKVYSDVEVLKFSDLDEATQKKICDALKTELQQDDIDISNVHYIYTSMNLLDPENDIKGKIAGCFEKIKNCEPIKPNALYRLIRDTVDAKACYELKSDDYDELILHKGITKAQLDMMLNQYVDNTDNGVKQAQEYIESKYSVKERRKLKTALVHILEASVRSNELKNKEREISSYIDSNIENLPEEFEEIIDVLLQNFGDSFSVEYTREQIYVFLILILKRWEDGRNA from the coding sequence AATGTTCGACTTATATGATAAGCCGGATTTTTGTGTTGTTTTTGATTATAAATGCGATATTGAAATACATTTTGATGATACCTTGGAGTTTTATCAAATAAAAACTCATAAAGTCCAGTCACCGTATAAATTTACCGTTATTTCAAAGCCGGACAAAAACACCGGTAAATCTATCATAGGAAGATTATATCTTCTGAAAAACATATCTGACCAACAAGTAAGTATGAAAGTTGCGCTGGTGTCAAATGCTTTCTTTCAAATTGATAAGAAAGTTTATTCTGATGTTGAGGTATTAAAATTTTCTGATTTAGATGAAGCTACTCAAAAAAAGATATGCGATGCACTTAAAACGGAATTACAACAAGATGATATAGATATTTCTAATGTCCATTACATATACACCTCAATGAATTTGTTGGACCCAGAGAACGATATTAAAGGAAAAATCGCCGGGTGCTTTGAAAAAATTAAGAATTGTGAACCAATCAAACCTAATGCATTGTATCGGCTTATTCGAGACACAGTTGATGCAAAGGCTTGCTATGAATTAAAGTCGGATGATTATGACGAGCTAATTTTGCATAAAGGAATAACAAAAGCCCAGCTGGACATGATGCTGAATCAATATGTTGATAACACTGATAATGGAGTGAAACAGGCACAAGAATATATTGAGTCAAAATACTCAGTGAAAGAACGCAGGAAGCTGAAAACTGCGCTTGTACATATCTTAGAAGCGTCAGTAAGATCAAATGAGCTAAAAAATAAAGAGAGAGAAATCTCTTCTTATATAGACAGTAATATTGAAAATCTGCCAGAGGAATTTGAAGAGATTATTGATGTTTTGCTCCAGAATTTTGGAGATTCTTTTTCGGTCGAATATACTCGTGAACAGATTTATGTGTTCCTTATATTAATTTTGAAGAGATGGGAGGATGGAAGAAATGCGTAA
- a CDS encoding DEAD/DEAH box helicase encodes MVDFKKRLNKGAIEKKIDPIEIYGTVDRKSVTGPLRPAQKAILESWYQTYKDKKDLVVKLHTGEGKTLIGLLILQSRLNSNTGPCLYVCPNKYLVQQVCEEAEKFGISYCIMEDGREIPNEFLSGEKILITHAHKLFNGMSVFGLGNNYTKVGTVILDDSHACIDVIKNAFSITLNKTKNQPLYNSLVSLFEEDLRDQGEGSFIDIQTGNYETLMAVPYWSWFDKKTEVLKLLAANIADNQVKYAWPLLKDSIENYGCYITSSKVEISPYNPNVKMFATFANAEHRILMSATTQDDSFFIKGLDFDIDAVKNPLKNDQQKWSGEKMIILPSLIHDECDRDLIVTTFAKMKNQKFGIVALVPSTKKADHYRNLGATIADSDNIFAQIDKLKKGNFGNVLVINNRYDGIDLPDESCRVLIIDSMPYFDGLSDRYEERCRPHSEVINKKIAQKIEQGIGRGVRGEKDYCVLLIIGSDIVKFIRSISTNKYFSAQTRKQIEIGLSIAEMAKEDLQDDHEPIKTVISLIKQSLGRDDGWKEYYVSEMNNVTIPPESSTIYEKLLAERNIEQMYLLGEYNKARDAMQKFIDELCDGPLEKGWYMQQLARYLYRIRKDQSNVIQKAAFKINTQLLKPREGVEYTKVSYINENRMNRIRSYLCKFKDYKELQLSVNATLDNLSFGMESDKFEEALKEIGEMLGFISQRPDKEIRKGPDNLWCGVNEQFFMFECKNEVDESRAEISKYEAGQMNSHCAWFEEEYGKDAKVNRFLIIPTKDLSYYANFTHDVRIIRKGKLRDLKGNIKNFIKDLSPFALADISDETLQRLITLHKLDVSHIQSAYAEQYYHKTK; translated from the coding sequence ATGGTTGACTTTAAAAAGAGACTCAATAAAGGGGCAATCGAGAAAAAGATTGATCCAATTGAAATATACGGTACTGTTGACAGAAAAAGTGTTACTGGACCTTTAAGGCCTGCACAAAAAGCGATTTTAGAAAGTTGGTACCAAACATACAAAGATAAAAAAGACCTTGTTGTGAAATTGCATACTGGTGAGGGGAAAACCCTTATTGGATTATTAATTCTTCAATCAAGGCTAAATTCAAATACCGGTCCTTGTTTATATGTTTGTCCAAACAAATACCTTGTACAGCAAGTGTGTGAGGAAGCGGAGAAATTTGGAATCAGCTATTGTATAATGGAGGACGGAAGAGAAATACCGAATGAGTTTTTATCTGGTGAAAAAATTCTGATAACGCATGCCCATAAACTTTTTAATGGCATGTCTGTTTTTGGCTTAGGTAATAATTATACAAAAGTAGGGACGGTTATTTTAGATGATTCCCATGCGTGTATCGATGTAATTAAAAACGCTTTTTCTATTACATTAAATAAAACAAAAAATCAACCTCTATATAATAGTTTGGTTTCACTGTTTGAGGAAGATCTAAGAGACCAAGGAGAAGGAAGTTTTATTGATATACAAACAGGGAATTATGAAACTTTGATGGCTGTTCCTTATTGGAGTTGGTTTGATAAAAAGACAGAAGTTTTAAAGTTGTTGGCAGCAAACATAGCAGATAATCAAGTAAAATATGCTTGGCCACTTTTAAAAGACTCCATAGAGAATTATGGGTGTTACATTACGAGTAGTAAAGTTGAAATATCCCCATATAATCCAAATGTAAAAATGTTTGCTACATTTGCAAATGCAGAACATAGGATCTTGATGTCAGCCACAACGCAAGACGATTCTTTTTTTATCAAAGGTTTGGACTTCGATATAGACGCTGTTAAAAATCCTCTGAAAAATGACCAACAAAAGTGGTCTGGCGAAAAAATGATTATCCTCCCGTCGCTTATACATGATGAGTGTGACAGAGACTTAATAGTAACAACTTTTGCAAAAATGAAAAATCAAAAGTTCGGCATTGTTGCCCTTGTACCAAGTACGAAGAAAGCAGATCATTATAGAAATCTTGGAGCAACTATCGCGGATAGTGATAATATTTTTGCACAGATAGATAAACTGAAAAAAGGAAACTTTGGAAATGTCTTGGTTATCAACAACCGTTATGACGGGATTGATTTGCCGGATGAATCTTGCAGAGTTTTAATTATTGATTCTATGCCCTACTTTGATGGATTATCTGATAGATATGAGGAGCGATGCAGACCGCATAGTGAGGTAATCAATAAAAAGATTGCTCAAAAAATCGAGCAAGGAATTGGTAGGGGTGTACGGGGTGAAAAAGACTACTGCGTGTTGCTCATCATTGGTTCGGATATTGTGAAATTTATTAGAAGCATTAGTACCAATAAATATTTCTCTGCACAAACAAGAAAGCAGATTGAAATAGGGCTTTCGATTGCTGAGATGGCCAAGGAAGATTTACAAGATGATCATGAACCTATTAAAACTGTAATATCCCTGATTAAGCAAAGTCTTGGGAGGGATGATGGTTGGAAGGAGTATTATGTATCAGAAATGAATAACGTTACTATTCCGCCAGAAAGTTCTACGATTTATGAAAAATTGTTAGCAGAAAGAAATATTGAGCAAATGTATTTGCTGGGTGAATATAATAAAGCTCGCGATGCCATGCAGAAATTTATTGATGAACTGTGCGATGGCCCCCTGGAAAAAGGTTGGTATATGCAACAATTAGCAAGATACCTTTATAGAATAAGGAAGGATCAGTCAAATGTAATACAAAAAGCCGCATTCAAAATAAATACGCAGTTGCTTAAACCACGAGAAGGCGTTGAGTACACAAAGGTTTCTTATATAAATGAAAATAGGATGAACCGAATTAGGTCTTATTTATGTAAGTTCAAAGATTACAAAGAATTGCAGTTATCAGTTAATGCTACGCTTGATAATTTATCATTTGGCATGGAGTCTGATAAGTTTGAAGAGGCTTTAAAAGAAATCGGTGAGATGCTTGGCTTTATCAGCCAGCGTCCTGACAAAGAAATTAGAAAAGGCCCTGATAATTTATGGTGTGGCGTTAATGAACAATTCTTCATGTTTGAGTGTAAAAATGAAGTGGATGAGAGCCGAGCTGAAATAAGCAAATATGAAGCGGGACAAATGAATAGCCATTGTGCTTGGTTTGAAGAAGAGTACGGAAAGGATGCCAAAGTTAACCGTTTCTTAATAATTCCGACCAAAGATCTGTCCTATTATGCTAACTTTACACATGATGTTCGTATTATTAGAAAAGGAAAATTACGTGACTTAAAAGGTAATATCAAAAACTTCATAAAGGACTTGTCCCCATTTGCATTAGCAGACATAAGTGATGAGACTTTACAGCGTCTTATTACGCTTCATAAGCTTGATGTTAGCCATATTCAATCAGCTTATGCTGAACAATACTACCACAAAACAAAATAG
- a CDS encoding IS3 family transposase: MYSYEQRLKAVELLIKYDMSYAAVIRELGYPNSRSLRRWYYEYRDKGNLSKEFPIREQFSPDQKQAAVDYYLQHGKNLSRTCRILGYPHRETLDKWLRELAPEEKKLCRASRPGVRYTQDYKEQAVIALCSREKTAKEVAADYGTTRENLYNWHNQLLIKEPTVEMKLSKARAKKKDKENLKANNAEVDELQSSVLALTQERDDLKKEVHRLKIERDIYEKAAEIIKKDEGISIESLSNREKVIVINALRKTYSLAELLGVMQMAKSSYCYQAAAIRYDKYQEVRVQVRESFEASGHSYGYRRIHAELRAWGVVLSEKVVRRIMKEEKLIVPIVRHSKYNSYKGEITPAVDNVINRDFHSEKPNEKWLTDITEFGIPAGKVYLSPIIDCYDGMPVTWTIGTSPNADLVNTMLDDAIETLQDDEKPIVHSDRGSHYRWQGWIERMEQHGLIRSMSKKGCSPDNSACEGFFGRLKNEMFYGRSWKNVSIEQFIHEVNKYLCWYKDKRIKLSLGGLSPIQYRKSLGLSVPRISVDEC, encoded by the coding sequence ATGTATTCATATGAGCAACGGTTAAAAGCAGTAGAGTTATTGATAAAGTACGACATGAGTTATGCTGCCGTTATTAGAGAATTAGGATACCCCAATAGTCGTAGCTTACGGAGGTGGTATTACGAGTATAGGGATAAGGGTAACTTAAGCAAAGAGTTTCCTATAAGGGAACAGTTCTCTCCTGATCAGAAGCAGGCAGCAGTTGACTACTATCTTCAACATGGAAAGAATTTAAGTAGAACATGTCGGATACTAGGGTATCCCCATCGCGAAACATTAGACAAATGGCTCAGGGAACTTGCTCCCGAAGAGAAAAAACTTTGTAGGGCCAGCCGGCCTGGTGTAAGATATACCCAAGATTATAAGGAGCAAGCCGTAATAGCCCTATGTAGCCGTGAAAAGACCGCTAAAGAGGTTGCGGCAGATTATGGGACAACCAGGGAGAACCTGTACAACTGGCATAATCAGCTCCTAATCAAGGAGCCGACGGTTGAAATGAAGCTTTCAAAAGCAAGGGCAAAGAAAAAGGATAAAGAAAATCTTAAGGCTAATAATGCAGAAGTAGACGAGCTGCAAAGCTCCGTATTGGCACTTACACAGGAACGTGATGATCTGAAGAAGGAGGTCCACCGCTTAAAAATAGAGCGTGATATCTATGAAAAGGCTGCTGAAATAATAAAAAAAGACGAGGGCATTAGTATTGAATCACTATCAAACCGTGAAAAGGTTATCGTTATTAATGCCCTTCGAAAAACATACAGCCTGGCTGAGCTGCTGGGTGTTATGCAGATGGCCAAGAGCAGTTACTGTTATCAAGCAGCGGCAATCCGCTATGACAAGTATCAAGAGGTCCGTGTTCAGGTAAGAGAGAGTTTTGAGGCATCTGGGCACTCCTATGGGTACCGGCGAATCCACGCAGAGTTAAGAGCCTGGGGCGTGGTTCTTTCCGAGAAGGTAGTTCGGCGCATCATGAAAGAAGAAAAGCTCATCGTTCCAATTGTTCGGCACTCAAAGTACAACTCTTACAAGGGCGAAATAACCCCAGCTGTAGATAATGTCATTAATCGCGACTTCCATTCGGAGAAACCAAATGAAAAATGGCTAACTGATATTACTGAGTTTGGTATTCCAGCCGGAAAGGTCTATCTATCTCCAATCATTGACTGCTATGATGGCATGCCTGTTACCTGGACCATAGGAACATCGCCCAATGCTGACCTCGTAAATACCATGTTAGATGACGCCATAGAAACATTGCAGGATGATGAAAAGCCCATTGTTCACAGTGACAGAGGCTCACACTATCGCTGGCAAGGCTGGATCGAGCGAATGGAACAGCATGGACTTATAAGATCTATGTCAAAAAAAGGATGCTCCCCCGATAATTCTGCTTGCGAAGGCTTCTTCGGTCGTCTTAAGAATGAAATGTTCTATGGTCGATCATGGAAAAATGTATCGATTGAGCAGTTCATCCATGAGGTTAACAAATATCTTTGCTGGTATAAAGACAAACGAATTAAGCTATCTCTCGGTGGTTTGAGCCCAATACAATATCGAAAAAGCTTAGGGTTAAGTGTTCCCCGAATATCGGTGGACGAATGCTAA
- a CDS encoding DUF6431 domain-containing protein gives MEKSICPICHQSLKVIGSRRRLVINENGDVMILVLRRLRCTNPGCGKIHHELPDLLTPYKRQTTTILEQIITGQHEAVPVENSTIRRVRAWFNSRAHALVGALLSTYATVTQDYGVDFSDLPQSILERIFFFVGEPAGWLKKVVRILVNNHRWPHTQLA, from the coding sequence ATGGAGAAAAGCATATGTCCCATCTGTCATCAGTCGCTTAAGGTCATTGGCTCCCGCAGGAGATTAGTGATCAACGAGAATGGGGATGTCATGATCCTGGTGCTTCGTCGCCTGCGCTGTACCAACCCCGGTTGCGGGAAGATCCATCACGAACTTCCGGATCTCTTAACTCCCTATAAGCGGCAGACCACAACGATCCTGGAGCAGATCATCACCGGTCAACATGAAGCGGTGCCCGTTGAGAATTCGACCATTCGGCGGGTCCGAGCCTGGTTCAACTCCAGAGCCCACGCTTTAGTCGGTGCTCTGCTCAGTACATATGCTACAGTCACTCAGGACTATGGGGTCGACTTTTCCGATCTGCCTCAGTCCATACTCGAGAGGATTTTCTTCTTTGTAGGCGAGCCTGCGGGCTGGCTGAAAAAGGTTGTCCGGATTTTAGTCAACAATCACCGATGGCCACATACCCAGTTGGCATAG
- a CDS encoding DDE-type integrase/transposase/recombinase — translation MSSLEIEWRHDMKDKEKAQEIATQRAILLAPLLSHDLDKGQIRVLKEQICREAGISERTLRRYLNSYQQKGFSGLIPQARVSQDSRAIPALVLDEAVRLRKEIPSRSVAEIIRIMEWEGLTEAGSIKRSSLQEKLQEKGYSGKHMAIYAAGGVATRRFQKRTRNKLWHSDIKYGCYLPIGPGNKPQQVYLVAFLDDATRMILHAQFYSNLEQSIVEDCFRKAILKWGIPEQAYFDNGRQFKNKWMSRACAKLGIRLIFAKPYSPEGTGKIEKFNQNIDRFLDEYKFDNSERSLEVMNERFWIWLEECYQNKPHTALNGTTPHQAYNLDPRPLKYLPAEKVANAFLHAETRKVDKSGCISFGGAKYEVGLPYVARSVEVVYDPSNTEELSIEYQDDKPFVVRKLVIGERVEPKPQLPEFLTPVKPTSSRLLDGAQKQNQKRKDKQQSTAISFKDIRKGGGSDV, via the coding sequence ATGTCATCACTCGAAATTGAATGGAGGCATGACATGAAGGACAAGGAAAAAGCACAGGAAATAGCGACGCAACGGGCGATTCTACTGGCGCCCCTTCTTTCCCATGACTTGGACAAGGGGCAGATCCGGGTGCTTAAGGAGCAGATCTGCCGCGAGGCTGGGATTTCCGAGCGGACCTTACGGCGATATCTGAATAGTTATCAGCAGAAGGGATTTTCCGGACTGATACCGCAGGCGAGGGTATCGCAGGATTCAAGAGCCATCCCGGCGCTGGTGTTGGACGAAGCCGTGCGGCTGCGCAAAGAGATCCCGTCCAGAAGTGTGGCTGAGATCATTCGAATCATGGAATGGGAAGGCCTCACCGAAGCTGGCTCGATCAAGCGAAGCAGCCTGCAGGAGAAATTGCAGGAGAAGGGCTACAGCGGGAAGCATATGGCCATCTATGCCGCTGGCGGGGTAGCTACCCGCCGATTTCAAAAACGCACCCGCAACAAACTGTGGCATTCGGATATCAAGTATGGCTGTTACCTGCCGATCGGTCCTGGAAACAAGCCGCAGCAGGTCTATCTGGTGGCGTTTTTGGACGACGCTACCCGGATGATCCTCCATGCCCAGTTCTACTCGAACCTGGAGCAGAGCATCGTTGAGGATTGCTTCCGCAAAGCCATCCTCAAGTGGGGAATTCCAGAGCAGGCATACTTCGATAACGGCCGCCAGTTTAAAAATAAGTGGATGTCCAGAGCCTGCGCAAAGCTTGGCATCCGGCTGATCTTCGCAAAGCCCTACTCTCCGGAAGGCACCGGAAAAATAGAAAAATTCAATCAGAATATCGATCGGTTTCTCGATGAGTATAAATTCGATAACTCGGAACGATCCCTCGAGGTTATGAATGAGCGGTTCTGGATCTGGTTGGAAGAATGCTACCAGAACAAACCGCATACCGCACTCAATGGAACGACCCCGCATCAGGCGTATAATCTGGATCCCAGGCCCTTGAAATATCTGCCAGCGGAGAAGGTCGCCAACGCCTTTTTGCACGCTGAGACCAGAAAAGTCGATAAGAGTGGCTGCATCAGCTTTGGCGGCGCGAAGTATGAAGTTGGGCTACCCTATGTGGCTCGCAGCGTGGAAGTGGTCTATGACCCCAGTAACACCGAGGAACTGAGCATTGAGTATCAGGATGACAAACCCTTTGTGGTGAGAAAGCTGGTCATTGGGGAGCGTGTGGAGCCCAAGCCTCAGCTGCCGGAGTTCCTGACTCCAGTCAAGCCAACCTCTTCCAGGTTACTCGATGGTGCCCAAAAGCAGAATCAGAAGCGAAAAGACAAACAGCAGTCTACGGCCATCTCTTTCAAAGACATAAGAAAAGGGGGTGGCAGTGATGTTTGA
- a CDS encoding AAA family ATPase, which produces MFEAFYGFKKTPFCRDLPTTELFPSNTLEESLSRLSYVAERQLFCVLTGECGTGKTTTIRRFRDQLDDTRYTLIYLADSKMTPRNFYKGMLDQLGAESRFYRGDAKRQLHKEIELMKGLHNKRPVVVVDEAHLLDREMLEEVRFLLNFRMDAVSPMALVLVGQVELWEKLQMQSYTAIRQRIDIQCKMQLMDHSQVKGYMKRHLEYAGIDHELFSDEATEAIYRYSGGSARLVNQVCTSTLIFGYQSGKRIIDDHMVKLVINGELS; this is translated from the coding sequence ATGTTTGAAGCGTTTTATGGCTTCAAGAAAACTCCATTCTGTCGGGATCTGCCGACTACGGAACTATTCCCTTCCAATACGCTGGAGGAGTCCCTAAGCAGATTATCCTATGTCGCCGAACGGCAACTCTTCTGTGTACTCACCGGAGAGTGCGGCACTGGTAAGACGACCACCATTCGCCGATTCCGCGATCAACTGGATGACACCAGATACACCCTGATCTATCTGGCAGACTCGAAAATGACGCCGAGAAATTTCTACAAAGGGATGCTGGATCAGTTAGGGGCCGAATCAAGATTCTATCGAGGGGATGCCAAACGCCAGCTGCATAAAGAGATCGAGTTGATGAAAGGACTCCACAATAAGCGTCCGGTGGTCGTTGTCGATGAGGCGCATCTGCTGGATCGAGAAATGCTTGAAGAGGTACGTTTTCTCCTCAACTTCCGGATGGATGCCGTCAGTCCCATGGCACTGGTTCTGGTGGGCCAGGTCGAGCTATGGGAGAAACTCCAGATGCAGTCCTATACGGCGATCCGGCAACGGATCGACATCCAGTGCAAAATGCAATTGATGGACCACTCACAGGTGAAGGGATACATGAAACGCCACCTGGAATATGCCGGGATCGACCATGAGCTCTTCTCAGATGAGGCTACTGAGGCAATCTATCGATATTCCGGTGGATCCGCCAGGCTAGTCAACCAAGTGTGTACCAGCACCCTGATTTTTGGTTACCAAAGTGGAAAGCGAATCATTGACGACCACATGGTCAAACTGGTCATCAATGGCGAACTGAGCTAA
- a CDS encoding 3-hydroxyacyl-CoA dehydrogenase translates to MKKLVVAGGGVLGSQIGFQAAFKGLEVVFWLRHDDSIGRTKPKVDNLYKIYLGELEALKPLLGKKDASYPRGLIDDFAGLDEAKIEQLKENVKRAYESVTYTTNLAEAVENADFVIESVAEIPDVKIDFYSKMADLLPEKTIIATNSSTLLSSSFAQYTGRPEKYLSMHFANHIWRNNLAEVMGHSETGKEAFEAIVNLSHEIGMIPLRVNKEQPGYLLNSLLVPLLSSAQALLANEVSDYETIDLAWKLGTGAPYGPFQILDVVGLETAYNIASMRAAQEKDENGIQHRIVAMLKKYIEAGKTGVNAGEGFYKYK, encoded by the coding sequence ATGAAAAAGTTAGTTGTCGCCGGTGGCGGAGTTTTAGGTAGCCAAATTGGCTTTCAGGCAGCTTTTAAAGGCTTGGAAGTAGTATTCTGGTTACGCCATGATGATTCAATAGGCAGAACAAAACCGAAAGTTGATAATTTATATAAAATTTATTTAGGCGAATTAGAAGCCCTGAAACCTCTCTTAGGTAAAAAAGATGCTTCTTATCCACGTGGACTGATTGATGATTTTGCCGGCTTAGATGAAGCAAAAATAGAACAGCTGAAAGAGAATGTAAAGCGTGCTTATGAGAGTGTCACTTATACCACAAATTTAGCGGAAGCAGTTGAAAACGCAGATTTTGTGATTGAATCCGTTGCCGAAATTCCCGATGTAAAAATTGATTTTTATTCAAAAATGGCGGATTTATTACCTGAAAAGACGATTATCGCAACCAATTCTTCTACCTTATTGTCCAGCTCTTTCGCCCAATATACCGGCAGACCGGAAAAATATTTATCCATGCATTTTGCCAATCATATCTGGCGCAATAATCTTGCTGAAGTGATGGGACATTCAGAAACCGGCAAGGAAGCTTTTGAAGCCATTGTCAACCTGTCTCATGAAATTGGAATGATTCCTCTGAGAGTCAATAAAGAACAGCCCGGTTATCTCTTAAATTCACTTTTAGTACCTCTGTTAAGTTCAGCTCAGGCATTACTCGCGAATGAAGTATCTGATTATGAAACCATTGATCTGGCATGGAAATTGGGAACAGGTGCTCCCTATGGCCCATTCCAGATTTTAGATGTTGTCGGATTGGAAACTGCATATAATATCGCTTCAATGAGAGCGGCTCAGGAAAAAGATGAAAATGGTATACAGCATCGCATTGTAGCAATGCTCAAAAAATACATTGAGGCCGGTAAAACAGGTGTTAATGCCGGTGAAGGTTTTTATAAATATAAATAA
- a CDS encoding recombinase family protein → MKQILTNEKYIGDAILQKTYTVDILEKKRGTNQGQVPKYYVENSHEGIIEKDLFLKVQEEITRRANLTGTGRKRIYSGKYALSGIVFCGRCDDIYRRIKWNNRGRKSAVWRCACRVQEGPVGCTARTLAEETLQEAVVMAINETFNEKDEVLAILRENIQSTLEEDTENRAEEIDGEIRRLQEMLLS, encoded by the coding sequence ATAAAACAAATCCTCACCAATGAGAAATACATCGGCGATGCCATCCTTCAAAAGACCTATACGGTGGATATCCTCGAGAAAAAGCGCGGAACCAATCAGGGGCAGGTGCCAAAGTATTATGTGGAGAATAGTCACGAGGGGATCATCGAAAAAGATCTTTTTCTGAAAGTGCAGGAAGAAATTACTCGAAGAGCCAATCTGACTGGCACTGGTCGAAAGCGGATTTACAGTGGGAAATATGCCCTGTCAGGGATTGTGTTTTGCGGAAGATGCGATGACATTTACCGGCGAATCAAATGGAACAACCGAGGCCGCAAATCAGCGGTGTGGCGCTGCGCCTGCAGGGTTCAGGAAGGACCCGTTGGCTGCACTGCCAGAACCTTGGCAGAAGAAACCCTGCAGGAGGCTGTGGTGATGGCCATCAACGAAACCTTCAATGAAAAGGATGAAGTCCTGGCCATCTTAAGAGAAAACATCCAGAGCACTCTGGAGGAAGATACGGAGAATCGAGCGGAAGAGATTGATGGCGAAATCAGAAGGCTCCAGGAAATGCTTTTGAGCTAA
- a CDS encoding IS5 family transposase codes for MKQQTFSDFEYAHRRKTTKREEFLDSMETIIPWKDWVEMIRPYYPQGKRGRKPIEIETMLRMYLMQNWFNLSDVAMEDAIYDSYAMRKFMRLDFISQQVPDATTLLHFRHLMESHLLGEKIFHDVTRRLESAGLMMHGGTIVDATIIAAPSSTKNQTGERDPEMHQTKKGNQWYFGMKVHTGVCAGSGYVHTVTGTAANVHDINETHKLIRPDDEVAYGDSGYNGVESRKEFTEDPHLSTIEFRSNVRPSKIKTNKNYPGIQWDRAIEQRKSSVRSKVEHPFLIVKRFFGYAKVVYRGISKNLNRFNILFASANLLNCIRAKRTKEFCMG; via the coding sequence ATGAAGCAGCAGACTTTCAGTGATTTTGAATACGCACATCGCCGCAAGACTACAAAGAGAGAAGAGTTTCTTGATTCTATGGAAACTATCATTCCCTGGAAAGATTGGGTCGAGATGATTCGCCCCTACTATCCTCAGGGAAAACGCGGCAGAAAGCCCATCGAAATTGAAACAATGCTTCGGATGTACCTGATGCAAAATTGGTTTAACCTCTCCGATGTTGCAATGGAAGACGCCATCTATGACAGTTATGCCATGCGCAAATTCATGCGGCTGGACTTCATCTCGCAGCAAGTGCCTGACGCAACCACGCTTCTTCACTTTCGCCATTTAATGGAAAGCCATCTCTTGGGGGAGAAGATCTTTCATGATGTCACCAGACGCTTGGAATCTGCCGGACTAATGATGCATGGCGGCACCATCGTGGATGCCACCATTATTGCAGCCCCCAGTTCTACCAAGAACCAGACGGGAGAACGAGACCCTGAGATGCACCAGACAAAGAAAGGCAATCAGTGGTACTTTGGGATGAAGGTTCATACCGGAGTTTGCGCCGGCAGTGGGTATGTCCATACAGTCACAGGGACTGCGGCCAATGTCCATGACATAAACGAGACACACAAACTGATTCGTCCCGATGATGAAGTAGCTTACGGAGATTCCGGCTATAATGGAGTCGAGTCAAGAAAAGAATTCACCGAGGATCCGCACTTATCTACTATTGAATTTCGCAGCAATGTTCGCCCTTCCAAGATCAAGACCAATAAGAACTATCCCGGGATCCAGTGGGACCGGGCAATTGAACAACGCAAATCATCCGTTCGAAGCAAAGTGGAGCACCCATTTTTGATCGTCAAACGGTTCTTTGGTTATGCCAAAGTAGTTTATCGGGGGATCAGCAAAAATTTGAATAGATTCAACATCTTGTTTGCCAGCGCCAATTTGTTGAATTGTATTCGTGCAAAACGAACGAAAGAATTCTGCATGGGATAA